Sequence from the Aquimarina sp. Aq107 genome:
AATATATGGGGTAATCTCCAATAATAATTTAGTGTTTGAAACCTTAAAGATCTAGTAGCTTTAAGTGTTTCTTGTGTTGCCGGTTATGAGAAGTCATAGCCGGCTTTTTTTGTTAAGGGTATTATTGAGATAATACAGGTTAATGGAGTTATTATGTATATCCAATAAGGTATGGGAAAAGGATCTCCTTTTGCGTAGGAATGCAGTCCTGATAAGTAATAGTTGACACCAAAAAAAGTCATGATAAGGCTTCCTAATGCAAAAAGACTACATACGTTATAGAAATATATATAGTTTTTTGGAATAATGATCCTGATATGAAGTACAAACGAATAGATGATAATGCTAATTAAAGCCCAAGTCTCTTTGGGATCCCAGCCCCAATATCTTCCCCAAGATTCATTTGCCCAGATGCCTCCAAGAAAAGTACCTATGGTTAACATGTATAATCCAATAGTACTTGTAAGCTGATTAATGTTGGTTAGCTTTTTTATGGTATTAGTTGTCTCTTCTTGATTTGAAAACGAAAAGGTGTTTATGCTCATAAGTAATAAAGAGATTAATGCTAAAAGTGACCCCATAGCCAGAAAGCCATAACTACCTGTTATGATTGCTACATGAATTAATAGCCAATACGATTTTAATACCGGTACCAAATTAGTAATTTCGGGATTCATTAAGCTTCCGTGAGCAATACCAATTAAACAGATAGCTAATATTGATGCTGCAGCTGGTGCAAAAGAGCTTTTTTTGTAAAATAGAAAACCAGAAAACATCCCTATCCAAGCAACAAATATGCTAGCTTCATATCCATTACTCCATGGAGCGTGTCCTGATATATACCATCGTAATATAATTCCAGACCCTTGTAGCAAGAAAATGATAAATAGTAAAAGAATTGTAAGAGATATAGTTTTCTTTAGAGTATTATTTTTTTGCTTAAAAACTTTTATAAAACTCAGTAATATTAATAACACACCAAGACAGGTATATCCGATGAGGCACCATAAAAATATAGGATTGTTGTTAAACCATATTTCTAACTTTACTTTGGTTTCCTCTAGTATAATTGTCTCTCCGTTTTTTTTCTGAAAATTTTTGATTAGTTCAACAGTCTCGTTTGCTTTTGTCCAATTGCCTGTTTTGATTCCAATAGAAAGGTTTGCAAAATAAGTGGGTGTTATTTTTGAATAAAAAAGTAAGTCGCCCTCGTTAAAACTGGGTTCTTTCTCTATGGGTGTATACCATTTTAGTGATGGATCATCTTTTTTTGGAAAAATTTTAAGGAATTGACCATTAAGGATACCCCATAAAACGTTAATACGCTCATCAATTTTGATAATATCTTTATCAAAAATAGATCGTTTTCCTGGGGCTTTAGCATATGCGCTGCTAACAAGCGATTCGAGTTTGTAATTTCCTTGAAAATCAAAAAATTGGGAAGCACTTGTGTAGCCAGAAGTGTTAATCTGGATGATTTCTTTTAACTCATGAATTGCTTTTTTCTCAATTTTAATGAACTCCAACAATTGCCATGAATCAGGCTTAAAATTCATTCCTATGAATATTTGTGTAGGAGTAAGTTGTTTTTTTGTTTTGTTTTTGTCAATATATGTGAAGCCGTTTTTACCATGAATTTTTCTAACTAATTCTAATGACAATGTTCCTATTGGTTTAACTCTTCCCTGGAAATCTTGCACTTGGATAGTGGTGAACTTTTGAGCGTGGGTAATGTCTATATATTGTCTCTCAATTAATTCGTGCTCTTGTAGGTGATGTAATTGTTGTGTATATGTATTGTTTACTAATAATAGTATGAGATTTATAGCGCAAAAAAGATTTTTTTTTATCAACGTAGTATTTTTAGTGTTATTCCAAAATGAGAATTTTTCCAGCATAAGCTCAATAGCATTCCTAGCGCTAGTAGTCCATACCCTAAATAGGTTACTAATGTCCCCCAATAATCCCTATTAACAGAAAGTATTGTTCCGCTTTCATCAGGTAAATAAGCAGATTGAAAAAAACGATATCCTTTATAGTTCAGAACGTTATTCATGAATATTGTATAATTAAACATTTTATGTTTTTCTTGGATTTCTAAGTGACTGTAAAATGCAGAAGGACTATTAGATCCAGGATAACGTTCTAAAATAAAGTCCTTTAAAAAAATAGAGAATGGTAGTTGTATAGGTTTAGAGCCGAATCGTAAGCTTATATGAATGTCGTTGATGAATAACGTATTAAAAGGGTTCATGTATCCTGGTCCTCCAAATAAGGTAATTTCCTTTTTTTCTGATCCCGATTCTAGTGATAATATGATTGCGCTTTCGGGATTTTTAATTTCAGGGTTTTTGTCTTTAGAGGTTATTTTAAGGTATTTGTTTTCTGATATTTCATTAAACACAACAGGTGTGTTGTTTATTTGACTTAGTGCTTTGAATTGTAAAGGAACTAAACTGTCTTTTGGATATGAGCTTGCCTTGTTTAATATCATAGAAAAATAATCGGTTTCTTTTGGGAATGAGGCAAGCCAAGTGTTGTTTTTTTTGGTTATGAAAATATCATTGGTTAGCTTATCGTTGCTTTCAAAAGAAATAGAGATTCCGTATATGGTTTTTCTGTCCCCTTTTTTTATATAAAAATCTTTCCGTTCATCATTTTCTGCAATAACAATATGTAAGTAAGTCTTTCCTTTGCTAGTGTCTTTTAATATTTGATGAGCTCTGGGGATATAGTTTTTTAATTGTATTTTTATTTGTTTGTCATTAAAATTGTAATGTTCGCTAATGCGGTTATATCCAATTTCGCTCATGTGAATAGGAGTGCTAGAAAAGTTTTGGGTAATAGAGCCGTTACTTGCCTGAAGCTGTAAATAGCTATCAATAGAGATCATTCTGTCACTTGCAGAATCCTCTTTTATGGTCATTAATGCTTCGTAGCCTCTATATCTTGTTATTCCTGAGCCTAGAATTATAATTACAAATGCTATGTGGAATAAGAAAATTGGTGCTTTTTCCCAACTAAAGAGGTTGTATTTTGGGATGTTTCCTATAAAGTTAAAGGCAATTAATAATACTAGAATTTCAAACCATTTAGCATTGTATATTAAGGCTTTAGAGGTTTCAGTTCCATAGTCATTTTCTATAAAAGTTGCAACAGCCATTGATATAGCAAAAATTATCAGTAATAATGCGCTAACTCGGTTGGAGAAAAGTAATTTTAGTAGATGTTTCAAAGTTGTTTTTTCTTTTCTGATATCCTTTTTTCGGGAGATGGTTATAATTTGAATTCAAAAAAAATCTTATTCTTTCATTCCGAGATCAACCCAAGTTTTGATTAACTCTATGGTGCAACTATCAATTTTAGTTTCTTTACGATAGGGCATAGCGATATATCCTTGTGCATGAGTTATAGAGCCTACTAGTTGTCCACTTTCCCCCATTTTTTTTAAGCTCGAGTAATCAAAAATTTTACTTCTTGATGCTTTTTCTTTGTAAACATCCTCAGCATGACATTTAAAGCAATGAATTTCAATTATTGAAGCTACCTGATTTTTGTATGTTATGTCTTTAGGGATATCGCATATTGGTTTGTCTTTTTTGTTGCAAGAAGCCAACATTATGATTGATGTTAAGATAGCTACAAGTCTTATATGTTTTGTTGAGTTCATTTTTTTTGAAATTTTTGTTTCTAATATAAATTCATGCTATTTTTTTGCGTATTTATTTTTTATTTTA
This genomic interval carries:
- a CDS encoding cytochrome c biogenesis protein; the protein is MIKKNLFCAINLILLLVNNTYTQQLHHLQEHELIERQYIDITHAQKFTTIQVQDFQGRVKPIGTLSLELVRKIHGKNGFTYIDKNKTKKQLTPTQIFIGMNFKPDSWQLLEFIKIEKKAIHELKEIIQINTSGYTSASQFFDFQGNYKLESLVSSAYAKAPGKRSIFDKDIIKIDERINVLWGILNGQFLKIFPKKDDPSLKWYTPIEKEPSFNEGDLLFYSKITPTYFANLSIGIKTGNWTKANETVELIKNFQKKNGETIILEETKVKLEIWFNNNPIFLWCLIGYTCLGVLLILLSFIKVFKQKNNTLKKTISLTILLLFIIFLLQGSGIILRWYISGHAPWSNGYEASIFVAWIGMFSGFLFYKKSSFAPAAASILAICLIGIAHGSLMNPEITNLVPVLKSYWLLIHVAIITGSYGFLAMGSLLALISLLLMSINTFSFSNQEETTNTIKKLTNINQLTSTIGLYMLTIGTFLGGIWANESWGRYWGWDPKETWALISIIIYSFVLHIRIIIPKNYIYFYNVCSLFALGSLIMTFFGVNYYLSGLHSYAKGDPFPIPYWIYIITPLTCIISIIPLTKKAGYDFS
- a CDS encoding cytochrome c biogenesis protein ResB, producing MAVATFIENDYGTETSKALIYNAKWFEILVLLIAFNFIGNIPKYNLFSWEKAPIFLFHIAFVIIILGSGITRYRGYEALMTIKEDSASDRMISIDSYLQLQASNGSITQNFSSTPIHMSEIGYNRISEHYNFNDKQIKIQLKNYIPRAHQILKDTSKGKTYLHIVIAENDERKDFYIKKGDRKTIYGISISFESNDKLTNDIFITKKNNTWLASFPKETDYFSMILNKASSYPKDSLVPLQFKALSQINNTPVVFNEISENKYLKITSKDKNPEIKNPESAIILSLESGSEKKEITLFGGPGYMNPFNTLFINDIHISLRFGSKPIQLPFSIFLKDFILERYPGSNSPSAFYSHLEIQEKHKMFNYTIFMNNVLNYKGYRFFQSAYLPDESGTILSVNRDYWGTLVTYLGYGLLALGMLLSLCWKNSHFGITLKILR